The following proteins are co-located in the Microbulbifer sp. VAAF005 genome:
- a CDS encoding ABC transporter ATP-binding protein gives MTNSPVILIDNLKKIFLTEEVKTTALNGVSLEVQKGEFVALMGPSGCGKSTLMNILGLIDNPNSGSYKFLNEEVGKYNERQRVRLRKENIGFVFQSFNLIDELTVYENVELPLLYNKVPSSERKAKVEAVIAKMDMTHRIHHFPMQLSGGQQQRVAVARALVHSPDIILADEPTGNLDSVHGEEVMKIFQQLNSEGTTIVMVTHSVKDATYAHRVIRLLDGKVTEEEIAEVSLNV, from the coding sequence ATGACGAATTCACCAGTTATCCTTATCGACAATCTAAAAAAAATATTTCTTACAGAGGAAGTAAAAACGACTGCCCTGAACGGAGTTAGCTTAGAAGTTCAAAAAGGGGAATTTGTAGCCCTTATGGGCCCATCTGGATGTGGGAAATCCACTCTGATGAACATATTAGGACTTATCGATAATCCTAATTCTGGTAGCTACAAGTTTCTAAATGAGGAAGTCGGAAAATATAATGAAAGGCAGCGGGTTCGTTTGAGGAAAGAAAACATAGGCTTTGTTTTTCAAAGCTTTAACCTTATCGATGAACTAACTGTATATGAGAACGTAGAACTACCATTGCTGTATAACAAAGTACCAAGCTCAGAAAGAAAAGCAAAGGTAGAAGCAGTTATAGCAAAAATGGATATGACTCATCGTATTCACCACTTCCCGATGCAGCTATCTGGCGGTCAACAGCAGCGGGTTGCCGTTGCTCGTGCACTTGTCCACTCTCCGGACATAATTCTGGCTGACGAACCTACTGGTAACTTAGACTCAGTCCATGGCGAAGAAGTTATGAAAATATTTCAGCAACTTAACTCTGAAGGGACGACTATCGTAATGGTTACCCACTCAGTGAAAGATGCTACCTATGCCCATCGGGTTATTCGCCTTCTCGATGGGAAAGTCACAGAAGAGGAGATAGCTGAGGTATCACTAAATGTTTAA
- a CDS encoding DUF4240 domain-containing protein, whose amino-acid sequence MEDSRFWDIVESVTNRVSDIEDIFEGLVEVVSKLTPKEIIAFKQKQYEVSDLVYRWDIWAVAYILNGGCSDDGFTYFRAGLISGGREKFDAALKNPESLADWLPEDFEAEDFMYIANDAYEKVTGKEFPYDRLTSEGRDDPVGEAWDEDDLPKRYPALYSKYF is encoded by the coding sequence GTGGAAGACTCTAGGTTTTGGGATATTGTTGAAAGCGTTACAAATCGAGTTTCTGATATTGAAGACATTTTCGAGGGGTTAGTTGAGGTTGTAAGCAAACTCACCCCTAAAGAAATTATCGCATTCAAGCAAAAGCAATATGAGGTAAGTGACCTCGTTTATCGTTGGGATATTTGGGCTGTAGCCTATATCTTAAATGGTGGCTGTTCCGATGATGGCTTTACTTATTTCAGGGCCGGCTTGATCTCTGGTGGGCGAGAGAAATTTGATGCAGCACTTAAAAATCCTGAATCGCTTGCCGATTGGCTACCTGAAGACTTCGAAGCGGAGGACTTCATGTATATAGCTAATGATGCCTACGAGAAGGTCACAGGAAAGGAGTTTCCTTATGACCGCCTTACTTCTGAAGGCAGAGATGATCCCGTTGGCGAAGCGTGGGATGAGGACGATTTACCCAAGCGATATCCTGCTTTATATAGTAAGTATTTTTAA
- a CDS encoding type II toxin-antitoxin system RelE/ParE family toxin, with product MAYDVVIHREAKKDIKKLHPQIRDRVISALEAISEDPRLHGSIQLSGYSDLYRYRVGHHRIVYRINDGELEVLVLDVKPRGEVYKKY from the coding sequence ATGGCATATGATGTAGTAATTCACCGTGAAGCAAAAAAGGATATTAAAAAACTACATCCTCAAATTAGGGACCGTGTGATTTCGGCATTAGAAGCAATCTCTGAAGACCCAAGGCTTCATGGATCTATTCAACTATCTGGTTACTCTGACTTATACCGGTATAGAGTGGGGCATCATAGGATTGTATATAGGATTAATGATGGTGAATTGGAGGTTTTAGTATTGGATGTAAAGCCGAGAGGCGAAGTATATAAAAAGTACTAA
- a CDS encoding energy transducer TonB, whose product MRIATLFILLFFATFSYSEEITNCPQKLQRIEGYDPSYPIRESRQPVDGWVVLTARLNPDGELEEVDIVESVPHKFFDQSVLNAVSSWKFDWSGSWCKYKTKIIFVFSGL is encoded by the coding sequence ATGAGAATAGCCACATTATTTATATTGCTTTTTTTCGCTACATTTAGCTATTCTGAAGAGATTACCAATTGCCCCCAAAAACTTCAACGAATTGAAGGATATGACCCTAGTTATCCAATCCGAGAGAGCCGACAACCTGTAGATGGCTGGGTAGTTCTAACCGCTCGCCTTAATCCAGATGGGGAATTAGAAGAAGTCGACATTGTAGAATCAGTGCCACATAAATTTTTTGATCAATCTGTTTTAAATGCTGTAAGCAGTTGGAAGTTCGACTGGTCGGGTAGCTGGTGTAAGTATAAAACTAAGATTATCTTCGTATTTAGTGGCTTGTAG
- a CDS encoding HlyD family efflux transporter periplasmic adaptor subunit translates to MDEVIQRRKLPLKKATIVIGALILVALIVVSISGNPASIEVDTKRLVISQVEEKIFSEYIPVIGTVTPQTTVYLDLQEGGIVKEIYIQGGTLVQKGDVILQLANASAQKSNVDSESQALRTLNDLRTQKINLTQQYLQSKENLLDLNKQLLDAQRLFSKLTKLYENDGANITQNEYEEARDMVLYLKKKIELKEERIKQENTLRLQQEEQIDDSIKRSNRSLIILSDIMNSLEVRAPISGQLSSMNAEIGQSFNRGQRVGQVDKLDHFKVRVKIDQYYISRVSENQSGHFKFNGKNHEVILSKIYPEVIDNQFIADMDFIDGFPIGIKRGQTLSIDLELGNASTTKTLKKGGFYRYTSGKWVYRVLEDGSGAKKVKITPGRQNPQTFEILNGLSAGDKIITTNYEDFGDADEITFKSPIQG, encoded by the coding sequence ATGGATGAAGTAATACAGAGACGCAAGCTACCCTTAAAAAAAGCAACAATAGTAATAGGGGCTCTGATACTTGTAGCTCTGATAGTTGTCTCAATATCAGGTAACCCGGCCTCAATTGAGGTAGATACTAAAAGACTCGTTATTTCTCAAGTCGAAGAAAAGATATTTAGCGAGTATATCCCAGTAATTGGTACGGTTACGCCTCAAACAACTGTCTATTTAGATCTACAAGAAGGCGGTATCGTCAAGGAAATATATATTCAGGGGGGGACACTGGTTCAAAAAGGAGATGTTATTCTCCAGCTTGCTAATGCTAGTGCGCAAAAATCAAATGTTGACTCCGAATCGCAAGCTCTAAGAACACTTAATGACCTAAGAACTCAGAAAATTAACTTAACCCAACAGTACTTGCAGAGTAAGGAAAATCTTTTAGATCTAAATAAGCAACTACTTGATGCTCAAAGGCTATTTTCAAAGTTAACTAAGCTTTACGAAAATGATGGGGCTAATATCACACAAAATGAATATGAAGAAGCCCGTGATATGGTTTTATATCTCAAAAAGAAAATTGAGTTAAAAGAAGAACGCATCAAACAAGAGAATACTTTAAGATTACAACAAGAAGAACAAATTGATGATTCTATTAAAAGGTCAAATAGAAGTTTAATTATTCTTTCGGATATTATGAACAGCTTGGAGGTAAGAGCACCTATAAGTGGGCAATTGTCATCCATGAATGCAGAAATCGGGCAGAGCTTTAATCGTGGGCAGCGTGTCGGACAGGTGGATAAGTTAGACCACTTTAAAGTGCGTGTAAAAATTGACCAGTACTATATATCCCGGGTATCAGAAAACCAAAGTGGTCATTTTAAATTTAACGGTAAAAATCACGAAGTTATTTTAAGTAAAATATATCCAGAGGTTATTGATAATCAGTTTATTGCTGATATGGACTTCATCGATGGCTTTCCTATTGGAATTAAACGAGGTCAAACACTCAGTATAGATTTAGAGCTTGGAAATGCATCTACCACAAAGACTTTAAAAAAAGGTGGGTTCTATCGCTATACAAGTGGAAAATGGGTATATCGGGTATTAGAAGATGGCTCTGGAGCAAAAAAAGTAAAAATCACACCAGGGCGTCAAAACCCTCAAACATTTGAAATTCTTAATGGTTTAAGTGCTGGTGACAAAATCATAACCACTAATTATGAAGATTTTGGCGATGCAGACGAAATAACGTTCAAGTCACCAATTCAAGGATAA
- a CDS encoding nuclear transport factor 2 family protein, with protein MNKASVDEIKSLLSDWAESTRQDKKDKILENHQPEAVIFDVLAPIKYEGKLAYRKSFDEWQPPFAIPCLFELSELNIQAGDDTGFAHCLINCGGTLPDGKQVKDTVRATFCFVKTKDSWQFAHHHISSPMKVGK; from the coding sequence ATGAATAAAGCTAGCGTCGATGAAATAAAATCACTTCTTTCCGACTGGGCCGAATCAACTCGCCAAGATAAAAAAGACAAAATCTTGGAAAATCATCAACCAGAAGCGGTCATCTTTGATGTCCTGGCTCCCATTAAGTATGAAGGGAAGCTTGCGTACAGAAAGAGCTTTGATGAATGGCAGCCACCTTTCGCCATTCCATGCCTTTTCGAGCTATCAGAACTAAACATTCAAGCGGGAGATGACACGGGTTTTGCTCATTGTCTTATAAATTGTGGAGGTACCTTACCGGACGGAAAACAGGTTAAAGACACCGTTCGCGCAACCTTTTGCTTTGTTAAAACTAAGGATTCATGGCAATTTGCTCACCACCATATTTCGTCGCCAATGAAGGTTGGTAAGTGA